The DNA window CGCGGTCATCGAGACCAGCATCAGCATCGCCGACCAGGCCAATCTGCAGGCCGTCCTCCCCGCCGCCGCCGAGCACCAGGTCGGCATCATCGCCAAGCGACCCATCGCCAACGCCGCCTGGATGGGTGTCGAAGGGCGATCCGGGTTTTATGGCGGATACGTCAAACCCTATGTCGACCGCCTGGAACAGATGAACGTCGCCCCGACGGACATCGGCTTCGATTCCGACGGCAGCGACGCCTGGGCCGAGATGGCCCTTCGCTTCACGCTCTCGCACCCCGGCGTTCATACCGCGATCATCGGCACGACCAACCCCGACAACGCGCGAAAGAACATCGCCTTCGCGAACAAGGGCCCTCTCTCGCCCGAGCAGGTCGCGCAAATCCGCCAGGCCTTCCGCGAAGCCGACCCGAGCGAGAAGTGGATCGGCATGCAGTAGTCCCACCGTTCGGCGTCGCCGACTGCCGCAGATCCTGAGTTTCGTGTGATACCTGCTCTGACCAAACCCCTCCTCGCGTGAAACCTTCCGCGGCTTCACGCGTCAGAAATGCATGGCAATCGCACGACGAAACCCCGCGCTCCTTGCTCTCATCGGCCTGGTCGTTGCGCTAGCGATGCCGTCGGCGGCTGGCGCCAAGGCTGCATTCGCCGGCAAGACCGAGATGGTCGATCGGTCGGCGGTTGTCGCTGTCGTGGACATCACGGCTGTTGAAACGGTATCCGTCAAAGGTGAGCACTGGACTTACCAACAGCGGGCCAAGGCCGTCGTGAAACAGGCACTGAAAGGGCCGCTGGTCGCCGGCGCGGAGATCACGCTGCACGGCGACGAAGACTTCATCTGTGCCCGGTGCCATTTCACCCCCGGCCGTTCTCTGGTGTTTCTGACGGTAGACAAATCCGCCGACGGCTCAAAACTTTGGATCGGGTCAAACTGGCACCTGTCGATACGGCCCATCACAGCCGACCCCGATAAGGGGGACCGGGTCGAGTGGTACAAGGACGATCGGAATATCGAACTCGCACCCGCGCCACTTGGCGATGTGCTGGCCGAGATCGGTCGCCTGGTTAACCAACAGAAGGACCAAGCCCAGCCAGGGAAGTGAACAAGGGCGGCCCCTCGCGGGACCGCCCTCGTTCTTTCACCACACCTGACACAGCATGGACCTTCGTCAATCCAGGACGCGCCGGACGATGCCCGATCCGACCGTCTTGCCACCCTCGCGGATGGCAAACCGCAGCCCGGGTTCCAGTGCGACCGGCAAATCGAGCTGGATGCGGATCGACACGTTGTCGCCCGGCAGAATCATGTCGACGCCGCCAACCAGCGCCATCTCGCCGGCAACATCGGTCGTGCGGAAGAAGAACTGCGGTCGGTAGCCGCCGAAGATCGGCGTATGCCGCCCACCCTCATCCTTCCTCAGCACGTACAGCTCGCCGTCGAACGTCGCTTGCGGCCGTACACTGCCCGGTACCGCCACCACCTGGCCCCGCTCGACCTGATCGAGCTCGACGCCACGCAGCAACAGGCCCGCACTGTCGCCGGCCTCGGCGCGCTCCGCGGACCGGTGGAACATCTCCACGTCGCGAACGACCGACTTCAGCACCGGCTCGTCGAGCCGTCGCAGGCCGACCACTTCGACCGCATCGCCGCGCGCTACGACGCCGCGTTCGATCCGCCCCGTGACCACCGTGCCCAGGCCCTTGATGGCGTGAACGCTCTCAATCGGCATGAGCAACGGCTGCTCGAGCTTCCGGGCCGGCAGCTCGAACCACGCATCCAGCGCCGCCACCAGGGCGTCAACACCGGCCGAAGCCGTGTCATCGCCCGGCGACTGCAGCGCCGGCAGCGCGCTGCCGCGGATCACCGGCGTGTTCTCGCCGTCGAAGCCGTACTTCGACAGCAGATCGCGCGCTTCCATCTCGACCAGGTCGATCAGTTCCGGGTCGTCGACCAGATCCACCTTGTTCAGGAAGACCAGCAACTTCGGAACGCCGACCTGTCGTGCGAGCAGCACGTGCTCGCGCGTCTGAGGCATGGGACCGTCGGCCGCCGACACGACAAGGATTGCCCCGTCCATCTGCGCCGCGCCGGTGATCATGTTCTTCACGTAGTCGGCGTGGCCCGGACAGTCGACGTGGCCGTAGTGCCGCGTCGCCGACTCGTACTCGGCGTGACCGGCCGTGATCGTGATGATCTTGGTCTCGTCGCGCCGCGTACCGCTCTTGGCGATCGTGTCGTAGCTGACGGCTTTCACGTGCGGGAAGCGAGCCGCCGACCGCGCGCTCAAAGCTGCCGTCAGCGTCGTCTTCCCATGGTCGATATGTCCGATCGTGCCGACGTTAAGGTGCGGCTTATCACGGACGAAAAATGCCTTGGCCATGGGGGCCTCCAAAAATGGAGCGGAGAGCTGGAAATCGGGAGCTGGAAAGAAGGTCCCGGCAATGCATTCGGGCTTCCAGCTCCCAACTTCGCTCCTCGCTCTACACGTCGTCGGTGTCCGAGATGCGCTTGCTGAGCAGGTACTCGTCACCGAGGTACTTGAGAATCACGCGGCCGACCTTCGGGTCGGTCCGCTCCTTCAGCGGCCGCACGACCACACCCTCGCGAATGTGGTCAGCGCCGGCGAACGTCGTCCGGCCGCCGCTGACGGCCTTGATAGCGCCGATGCTGAACGTGCCGCGGAAGACTTCCGGCGCCGTCGCCACGCCGAAGGCGCGGCAGCGGTCCGAGAAGTCGTCGGCGTCCAGGTACTTGCCGTCGACCAGCAGGTCGAACGCCACGAAACCCAGCTTGCCGACCGCGCCGTACGTCAGGCTCTGCACCTTGCTGCCGAACACCTCGCCGAACAGGACAACCTGCCGGCTGGTGCGCGAGAGGTTTTCCACCAGCGCCCGCACGCCCGGTTCGGTCGTCGGGAACCAGTACGTGCTCGATGCCATCTGTTCGTCCGTCGGACGCTGACGGCGGACCTCCATCGAGCCGGCCATCCACTCGCCTTCGATCATGCCGACACGGCAGTTCGTGCCGTGCACCTTCTCGGTCGCCACGACCGGCTCGCCGTCGACGAGAATGCCCGGGAAGTTCCGCAGGTTCTCGACGTCGGTGTAGCTGACGAACAACGGATGCGGCGGCAGCGCATCGCCCGCCGACGGACGGATCGGCGGCACGTATTTCGTGATGCCGTACCGCTCGCGGACGTCGGTGCCTTCAGCCCAGGTCGAGTCCTCCAGGTCCATGATCACGCCGAACGAAGGCTCACCCCGCAGTCGGGCGCAGCGCACCCGGCCGTTGGAGAGGTACTTCGTGACGCCGATCCGGTCCGACAGCTCGACCGGCAGCAGGCTGTCGATCGGGATGTAGACGACCCGGTCGCCGTCGGCGTACCGGCCCTTCGGGACGACGCACTGCCAGCCCTTGATCTGGGCCAGTTCCAGCACATCGGCGTTCGGGTGCGGCAGCACTTTGTCGATCCGGCTCACTTCAACAATCAACGTGGACATGGCGTCCTCCCTTCTTCTCCTTGGAATTTTGTTGGCAGGGTCCGCCTTGGCAGACGCGGCGCGCCCCAAGACGACGAGCGCCAGTGTCCGCCTTGGCGGACCCTACGAAATGGAAGCCGGAGGGAGTCGAACCCTCATTTTCCAGGTGCAAACCGGGAGTCTTCCCGTTAGACGACGGTCCCATACAACTGCGACAACCGCAGCACATACAACGAATCTCTCACAAGCTGTGGCGGCAGGATTCGAACCTGCAGAGGCTTTCGCGCCGCATTAACAGTGCGGTCCGCTACCAGTTACGGTCTACGCCACAATCGCTGGCCTTAACGCCTGACTTCAAACGACCGACGACTGCCCAATTGCCCTGCCAGGGGTCGAACCTGGAACCTTCCGGTCCAAAGCCGGACGCGCTGCCGGTTGCGCCACGGGGCAAAGGCGGGCACTCTCTTCCGATGCGCGATGCAGGAATCGAACCTGCGACCCAGCGTTGGCATGGCCGGGTGATACCACTTCACCAATCGCGCGGTAGTTCACCGTCGCCGGTTGAATCGAACGCCGGGCGAGGGACGGGGTCTTCGACGGTCGAAGGCGACCGGAGTCCGCGTCGTCCCTCACTTCATGCCGCTTCCGTCGATCTGAGACGGACAGGCCCGCCGCTAGCCCGGCGGGCGGTGCGGGTGCGTATCCCCGCGGGCACGAAGCCTCCCAGCCGGCGTTCGATGCAACGAGCACAGGCGATCTCGATCCAGAAAGTATGTTTACCTCCAATATCACAAATCCGGCGCGAACTATGATTGCTCCCTTCATGGAACGCCTTGGCGGCGGAAGGGATCGGGCAAGTCGCCCCGTTAACACGGCAATCAACGGCAAACCCCGAACGGGCGTCGCAGACCGAGCGACCGCACTAAGGCGGCACCGACGGCAAAGTCGATGCCGATGCCGACGTCGCTCATCGGGCAGGCGGACAGGCAGGTTCCGAGACGAAACAAAAAAAAGCCCCGCCGATCCGTTGCCGGATCGGCGGGGCTTTCAAGTCCGTCAATGGACCTGTCTGCGCCGTCTATCCGGGCGGACCGTTATTGCTGCCTTCGTTCGTACCGCCAGCATTCATTCCATTCGCGGCTGAACCGCTCACAAAGTACGCAGAAACAAGGCTATTCTGCACCGCCGACGCATCCGAGACTGACCCGCCATCGAATGGCAGATTAAGCCAGGGCATCGCGCCAATGGCCGCCGCACGTACACCGCCGTGAGGTTGCACGCCCACGCGTCCTGCCATCGACAATGCCAGCACCGAATCCGTTGCCACCGCCGCAACCCCGACGACACCCGTCGCTGGCAAGCCAGCGAGCCCTGCACCCAACTGGGGCACGGCCACGCAC is part of the Humisphaera borealis genome and encodes:
- the tuf gene encoding elongation factor Tu, coding for MAKAFFVRDKPHLNVGTIGHIDHGKTTLTAALSARSAARFPHVKAVSYDTIAKSGTRRDETKIITITAGHAEYESATRHYGHVDCPGHADYVKNMITGAAQMDGAILVVSAADGPMPQTREHVLLARQVGVPKLLVFLNKVDLVDDPELIDLVEMEARDLLSKYGFDGENTPVIRGSALPALQSPGDDTASAGVDALVAALDAWFELPARKLEQPLLMPIESVHAIKGLGTVVTGRIERGVVARGDAVEVVGLRRLDEPVLKSVVRDVEMFHRSAERAEAGDSAGLLLRGVELDQVERGQVVAVPGSVRPQATFDGELYVLRKDEGGRHTPIFGGYRPQFFFRTTDVAGEMALVGGVDMILPGDNVSIRIQLDLPVALEPGLRFAIREGGKTVGSGIVRRVLD
- a CDS encoding RNA ligase (ATP), with amino-acid sequence MSTLIVEVSRIDKVLPHPNADVLELAQIKGWQCVVPKGRYADGDRVVYIPIDSLLPVELSDRIGVTKYLSNGRVRCARLRGEPSFGVIMDLEDSTWAEGTDVRERYGITKYVPPIRPSAGDALPPHPLFVSYTDVENLRNFPGILVDGEPVVATEKVHGTNCRVGMIEGEWMAGSMEVRRQRPTDEQMASSTYWFPTTEPGVRALVENLSRTSRQVVLFGEVFGSKVQSLTYGAVGKLGFVAFDLLVDGKYLDADDFSDRCRAFGVATAPEVFRGTFSIGAIKAVSGGRTTFAGADHIREGVVVRPLKERTDPKVGRVILKYLGDEYLLSKRISDTDDV